From the genome of Candidatus Schekmanbacteria bacterium RIFCSPLOWO2_02_FULL_38_14, one region includes:
- a CDS encoding pyrimidine 5'-nucleotidase, whose product MKYLIIDLDNTIYPESAGVFKKVDQKINRYLEEKMGFSREEVNPLRLRYYKEYGTTLRGLMINYKIAPEDYLEYVHNINMKELLSKDTKLDKVLKGISIEKVIFTNASKAHAENVLNTLEITDNFVRIFDIVAMDYLAKPHPVTYEKLLNTLGVKGERCLYSDDIEINLQPAKELGMKTVFVSNNGYEKKPFVDFVIKEISEIGKFFSCKL is encoded by the coding sequence CTGAAATACTTAATAATTGATCTTGATAACACTATTTATCCTGAATCAGCAGGTGTGTTCAAGAAAGTTGACCAGAAGATAAATCGCTATCTTGAGGAAAAAATGGGGTTTTCAAGAGAAGAGGTTAATCCGCTGAGGCTTAGATATTATAAAGAATACGGCACAACACTCAGAGGACTTATGATTAACTATAAAATTGCTCCTGAAGACTATCTTGAATATGTACACAATATCAATATGAAAGAGCTTCTTTCAAAGGATACAAAACTTGATAAGGTATTGAAAGGCATTTCCATAGAAAAAGTTATTTTTACAAATGCCTCTAAGGCTCATGCTGAAAATGTTCTTAATACACTGGAAATCACGGATAATTTTGTTCGTATATTTGATATTGTTGCTATGGATTATCTGGCAAAACCTCACCCCGTAACATATGAAAAACTTCTAAATACGCTTGGGGTAAAAGGGGAAAGGTGTCTTTATTCTGATGATATTGAAATAAACTTACAGCCGGCAAAAGAACTTGGCATGAAAACGGTTTTTGTCAGCAACAACGGATATGAGAAAAAGCCTTTTGTTGATTTTGTGATAAAAGAGATTAGCGAGATTGGAAAGTTTTTTAGCTGTAAGCTATAA
- a CDS encoding HIT family hydrolase, with protein MENIWAPWRMDYILNNKENGCIFCNKSKENKDENNLILLRKNLCFAIMNLYPYNNGHIMIAPYRHFGNVTEANKEESLEIFETMQVCLKILEKTFKPDGFNVGINLGKVAGAGIKDHVHLHIVPRWEGDTNFMPVLADVRVIPEHISKTYKTLKKMFEGLESL; from the coding sequence TTGGAGAACATATGGGCGCCGTGGAGAATGGATTATATCCTGAACAATAAAGAAAATGGATGCATTTTCTGCAACAAATCAAAAGAAAATAAAGATGAAAACAATCTGATTCTTCTGAGGAAAAACCTCTGTTTTGCAATCATGAATCTCTATCCATATAACAACGGTCATATTATGATTGCCCCATACAGACACTTTGGTAATGTTACTGAAGCAAATAAGGAAGAAAGCCTGGAGATATTTGAAACAATGCAAGTCTGCTTAAAGATTCTTGAAAAAACCTTTAAGCCTGATGGATTCAATGTCGGAATAAACCTTGGCAAAGTTGCAGGAGCCGGAATCAAAGACCATGTCCATCTCCATATAGTACCAAGATGGGAAGGCGACACTAACTTTATGCCTGTTCTTGCTGATGTAAGAGTCATTCCTGAACATATAAGCAAGACATATAAGACACTCAAAAAGATGTTTGAGGGATTAGAGAGCTTATAG
- a CDS encoding rRNA maturation RNase YbeY, which produces MKITIQNISKTDLKIDTNKLKKHLNDILAELGEKKASLNIVLVNNEYIKELNLRYRKINRATDILAFTADQEKELKEGNEKEMGDIAISLEMAKLQSKIFKNSLEKEVTLLLTHGVLHLLGYDHHNKKDEEKMNSLQKELMEKYYKHKN; this is translated from the coding sequence ATGAAAATTACCATCCAGAATATTTCCAAGACTGATCTTAAAATAGATACAAATAAACTAAAAAAACATTTAAATGATATTCTTGCCGAGCTTGGAGAAAAAAAGGCAAGCCTCAATATTGTTCTTGTAAATAATGAATATATCAAAGAATTAAATCTAAGATACCGCAAGATAAACCGTGCTACTGATATTTTGGCATTTACTGCAGACCAGGAAAAAGAGCTAAAGGAAGGCAATGAAAAAGAAATGGGAGATATAGCAATCTCTTTGGAAATGGCTAAACTTCAGTCAAAAATCTTTAAGAATTCACTTGAAAAAGAAGTAACGCTTCTGCTGACCCATGGGGTTCTTCACCTTTTAGGTTATGACCATCATAACAAGAAAGATGAAGAAAAAATGAACTCCCTCCAGAAAGAGCTTATGGAGAAATATTATAAACATAAAAATTAA
- a CDS encoding phosphate starvation-inducible protein PhoH yields the protein MVQGGNLSKIVDFEKKINFGESTNLKVLYGILDEHLRFLEDTYKIKIFARGRTVLLRGKEEPVNGAYNTLKKLHNLSEKGLEINKSNIRHIAHTATDSIKDDLDDVFLEKIHLALRKSISPKSSNQKRYIDAIKNYDIVIGIGPAGTGKTYLAMAMAISALMNKKVNRLILARPAVEAGERLGFLPGDMYEKVHPYLRPLYDALYEMIDKEKIENLVERGSIEIAPLAFMRGRTLNDSFVILDEAQNTTSEQMKMFLTRLGSNSKAVITGDITQIDLPEGKSSGLIETQKILSDIEDIKFVYFDEKDVVRHDLIKKIIKAYENNKNGKGL from the coding sequence GTGGTTCAAGGAGGCAATCTAAGTAAAATAGTGGATTTTGAAAAGAAGATAAATTTTGGAGAAAGCACCAATCTAAAAGTTCTTTACGGAATTCTTGATGAGCATCTCAGATTTCTGGAAGATACCTATAAGATAAAAATATTTGCAAGAGGCAGGACTGTTTTACTAAGAGGAAAAGAGGAACCTGTCAATGGAGCATACAATACATTGAAAAAACTGCATAACCTTTCAGAAAAAGGTTTAGAAATCAACAAATCCAACATCAGGCACATTGCACACACCGCCACTGATAGCATTAAAGATGATTTAGACGATGTTTTTCTTGAAAAAATACATTTGGCATTAAGGAAATCTATCTCACCAAAAAGCAGCAACCAGAAAAGATACATAGACGCAATCAAAAATTATGATATAGTAATAGGAATAGGTCCTGCAGGAACAGGGAAAACCTATCTTGCAATGGCAATGGCTATTTCAGCTTTAATGAATAAAAAAGTAAACCGTCTGATTTTAGCAAGACCTGCAGTAGAGGCAGGAGAACGGCTCGGATTCCTGCCAGGGGATATGTATGAAAAAGTACACCCCTATCTGCGTCCTCTTTATGATGCCTTATATGAAATGATTGATAAAGAAAAAATAGAAAATCTGGTTGAGAGGGGTTCAATTGAGATTGCACCTCTGGCTTTTATGAGAGGCAGAACATTGAACGATTCATTTGTAATTCTTGATGAAGCTCAGAATACTACTTCTGAGCAGATGAAAATGTTTTTAACCAGGTTAGGGTCTAATTCAAAAGCAGTAATTACCGGAGATATTACACAAATTGATTTGCCAGAAGGAAAATCTTCTGGTTTGATTGAAACACAGAAAATCCTTTCTGATATAGAGGATATTAAATTCGTCTACTTTGATGAAAAAGACGTGGTACGGCACGATTTGATAAAAAAAATAATCAAGGCTTATGAAAACAACAAGAATGGAAAAGGACTTTAG
- a CDS encoding alcohol dehydrogenase: MKAMVLKSCSPIEQNPLVEAEVSVPVPNENEVLINIKACGICHTDLHIIEGELPSRKLPLIPGHQIVGVVEGMGERISRFKKGDRVGIPWLNSVCGKCSFCKKGKENLCDNISFTGYNVNGGFAQYISMNERFAYHIPQGFSDLQAAPLLCAGVIGYRAFRLSEIKEGERLALYGFGASAHIVIQMAVFDGIEVYVFTRNREHQRLAEKLGASWVGTAKDKPPSFFDSAIIFAPAGELVTEALWYLQKGGTIALAGIHMSPIPEMDYNLVYNERTIRSVANSTRQDAEELLKIAAKIPIKTEVEVFPLKDANQALQHLKYSKIQGAGVLEIP; the protein is encoded by the coding sequence ATGAAAGCAATGGTTTTAAAGTCTTGCAGTCCAATTGAGCAAAACCCATTGGTAGAAGCAGAAGTTTCTGTTCCTGTGCCAAATGAGAATGAGGTTCTTATTAATATTAAAGCCTGCGGGATATGCCATACTGACCTGCATATAATAGAGGGGGAACTCCCCTCAAGAAAGCTTCCATTGATTCCAGGGCATCAGATAGTTGGCGTTGTTGAAGGGATGGGTGAAAGGATTTCAAGATTTAAAAAAGGTGACAGGGTTGGTATTCCGTGGTTAAACTCTGTATGTGGAAAATGCAGTTTTTGCAAAAAAGGAAAGGAAAACCTCTGCGACAATATCAGCTTTACCGGCTACAATGTGAATGGAGGCTTTGCCCAGTATATTAGCATGAATGAAAGGTTTGCTTACCATATCCCTCAGGGATTTTCTGACCTTCAGGCAGCTCCTTTGCTCTGTGCAGGAGTAATAGGGTATAGAGCATTTAGATTAAGCGAAATTAAAGAGGGTGAGCGACTTGCCCTTTATGGGTTTGGCGCTTCAGCGCATATTGTAATCCAGATGGCTGTTTTTGATGGAATTGAAGTTTATGTTTTTACAAGAAACAGGGAACACCAGAGGCTTGCAGAAAAATTAGGGGCATCATGGGTCGGAACTGCAAAGGATAAACCTCCTTCATTTTTTGACAGCGCTATAATATTTGCTCCAGCAGGAGAACTGGTAACTGAGGCTCTATGGTATTTGCAGAAAGGCGGAACTATTGCGCTTGCAGGAATACATATGTCTCCAATCCCTGAGATGGATTATAATCTGGTCTATAATGAAAGAACTATAAGAAGCGTTGCAAACAGTACAAGGCAGGATGCTGAAGAACTTTTGAAAATTGCAGCAAAAATTCCAATTAAAACTGAGGTCGAGGTATTTCCTCTAAAAGATGCAAACCAAGCACTCCAGCACCTGAAGTACAGCAAAATTCAGGGCGCCGGAGTGTTGGAAATCCCTTAA
- a CDS encoding DNA-binding response regulator, with the protein MKKIKILLVDDHAVLRSGLKLLLNAQPDMEVLDEATDGLEAINKAVKLFPDIVLMDISMPGIGGLEAAKRIKAKCPKTKILVLTMHDDEKYLDEFLRHGASGYVVKKAADTELTAAIRAVNRGEIALHPAVTKKLINNYLNISSPSKKKNGQHDHLSEREQQVLKLIVLGHTNKEISEALFISIKTVETHRTRILQKLNLNTRAQLVQYAMGKGIFKKS; encoded by the coding sequence ATGAAAAAGATAAAAATACTTTTAGTTGATGACCATGCTGTTCTTCGCTCGGGATTAAAGCTTTTATTAAACGCACAACCAGATATGGAAGTTTTAGACGAAGCAACAGATGGGTTGGAAGCAATAAATAAAGCTGTAAAACTCTTTCCAGACATTGTTTTAATGGATATATCTATGCCTGGTATCGGAGGTCTTGAAGCTGCAAAGCGAATCAAGGCAAAATGCCCTAAAACAAAGATTCTGGTTTTAACCATGCATGATGATGAAAAATATCTGGATGAGTTCCTGAGACATGGCGCTTCAGGGTATGTTGTAAAAAAGGCTGCAGATACAGAACTTACGGCTGCTATACGCGCTGTTAATAGAGGCGAAATAGCACTACACCCCGCTGTAACCAAAAAACTTATTAATAATTATCTAAATATTTCCTCGCCTTCCAAAAAGAAAAATGGACAGCATGACCATTTAAGTGAACGGGAGCAGCAGGTATTAAAACTTATAGTTCTCGGCCATACCAACAAGGAAATATCAGAAGCCCTGTTTATAAGCATAAAAACTGTAGAGACTCACAGAACAAGAATCTTGCAAAAGCTAAACCTGAACACAAGGGCTCAGCTTGTCCAGTATGCAATGGGAAAAGGTATTTTTAAAAAATCCTGA